Proteins encoded within one genomic window of Nonomuraea gerenzanensis:
- a CDS encoding sugar phosphate isomerase/epimerase family protein: MKLAVQEQLLPGRSLQEKFAFALDAGFDAIELRGKGDFHFAGRLTELKRALADGVVMPTVCVDMPHFIGDFDPAKRKDAIQQLRSQLTVIAELGGIGVMTPASWGQFSRRLPPFEPPRSPEEDREVLAEALGILGEHAHRNGVLIMLEPLNRYENHMVNTLAEAVSYCAMDSIRIVGDTYHMNIEEDDPCRALIEAAPYLAHMQISESNRNQPGTGHLDWGAQLATLDAVGFDGYLALECRLRGEPEIVLPQTAAFVRKYL, encoded by the coding sequence GTGAAGCTCGCCGTACAGGAGCAGCTTCTGCCCGGTCGCTCGCTGCAGGAGAAGTTCGCGTTCGCCCTCGATGCCGGATTCGACGCCATCGAGCTGCGCGGCAAGGGTGACTTCCACTTCGCGGGCCGCCTGACGGAGCTCAAGCGGGCACTGGCCGACGGCGTGGTCATGCCGACGGTGTGCGTGGACATGCCGCACTTCATCGGCGACTTCGACCCCGCCAAGCGCAAGGACGCCATCCAGCAGCTCCGCTCCCAGCTCACGGTCATCGCCGAGCTGGGCGGCATCGGCGTCATGACGCCCGCCTCCTGGGGGCAGTTCTCCCGCCGCCTGCCGCCGTTCGAGCCGCCACGCAGCCCGGAGGAGGACCGCGAGGTGCTGGCCGAGGCGCTGGGCATCCTCGGCGAGCACGCGCACCGCAACGGCGTGCTGATCATGCTGGAGCCGCTCAACCGGTACGAGAACCACATGGTCAACACCCTGGCCGAGGCCGTCTCGTACTGCGCCATGGACTCGATCAGGATCGTCGGCGACACCTACCACATGAACATCGAGGAGGACGACCCCTGCCGCGCGCTGATCGAGGCGGCCCCGTACCTCGCGCACATGCAGATCAGCGAGTCCAACAGGAACCAGCCGGGCACCGGGCACCTCGACTGGGGCGCGCAGCTCGCCACGCTCGACGCCGTGGGCTTCGACGGCTACCTCGCCCTGGAGTGCCGGCTCCGCGGCGAGCCCGAGATCGTTCTTCCCCAAACCGCAGCATTCGTGAGGAAGTATCTATGA
- a CDS encoding universal stress protein, translated as MIGAHVIVGYTNDAGGRDALALGSAITRVTGGELTIATIYPPGSPGAAVEAQANLAHAGEELGPVLAEYITYESRGTGRGLSVLASRIRADLIVVGSAAGGQHGRIAIGTTADHLLHLSSEAVMLAPARYVPPTEPGRLTLAYVHRPQCDAAVGQVALAALRLGVPLRLITLDLRTDDQGRLRDDLALAVRLAWEKTGIEAESEVAEGHDVAAALADVEWLPGELLVCAASEDAQPHRVFLGELAMKVLRASACPVTVLPRGFS; from the coding sequence GTGATCGGAGCGCACGTGATCGTCGGATACACGAACGACGCGGGCGGGAGAGACGCTCTCGCCCTCGGTTCCGCGATCACCCGTGTCACCGGCGGGGAGCTGACGATCGCCACGATCTACCCGCCCGGCAGCCCGGGGGCGGCGGTGGAGGCGCAGGCCAACCTGGCGCACGCGGGCGAGGAGCTCGGGCCGGTGCTCGCCGAGTACATCACCTACGAGAGCAGGGGCACCGGGCGGGGCCTGTCGGTGCTGGCCAGCAGGATCAGGGCCGATCTGATCGTGGTCGGCTCGGCGGCCGGCGGTCAGCACGGCCGCATCGCGATCGGCACGACCGCCGACCACCTGCTGCACCTGTCGTCCGAGGCGGTCATGCTGGCGCCCGCCCGGTACGTGCCGCCCACCGAGCCGGGTCGCCTCACGCTGGCGTACGTGCACCGCCCGCAGTGCGACGCGGCCGTCGGGCAGGTGGCGCTGGCGGCGCTGCGGCTGGGTGTGCCGCTCCGGCTCATCACCCTCGACCTGCGCACCGACGACCAGGGCAGGCTGCGCGACGATCTGGCGCTGGCCGTGCGGCTGGCGTGGGAGAAGACCGGGATCGAGGCGGAGTCGGAGGTGGCCGAGGGCCACGACGTGGCGGCGGCGCTGGCGGACGTCGAGTGGCTGCCCGGCGAGCTGCTGGTGTGCGCGGCGAGCGAGGACGCCCAGCCGCACCGGGTGTTCCTCGGGGAGCTGGCCATGAAGGTGCTACGGGCCTCGGCCTGCCCGGTCACCGTGCTGCCGAGAGGCTTCTCCTAG
- a CDS encoding zinc-binding dehydrogenase gives MMTSNVLSIDQPGEVCLVEEKLPDVPEGGFLVRTVYSGISAGTELTYVKGTNPYLSATWDPALGLFTEGAPSVSYPVRGIGYMQVGRVVETRTRAVREGALVAMCYGHRTAYVADPLTDRFVPLPDDLDPMLGIYVAHMGPICANGLLHAAHDLHGPAVRDLGDGVRGRRVVVVGAGVVGLLTALFAVSGGAAEVVVVDETPARLEIAAALGVNVLSADDDPAVELKRRWRHGQNDRGADVVFQCRGRPRALALGLRLLRPQGTLVDLAFYTDGADEVRLGEEFHHNGLSLRCAQIGRVPRGLAHAWDRERLSHETVSLLRRHAGPLREHVITDVVGFSDAPRLLSGLASRRLQAVQAVLSDDVEDEGG, from the coding sequence ATGATGACCAGTAACGTGCTCAGCATCGACCAGCCGGGCGAGGTCTGCCTGGTCGAGGAGAAGCTGCCCGACGTGCCCGAAGGCGGGTTCCTGGTGCGGACCGTCTACAGCGGGATCTCCGCCGGCACCGAGCTGACCTACGTCAAGGGCACGAACCCCTACTTGTCGGCCACCTGGGACCCGGCGCTCGGGCTCTTCACGGAGGGCGCGCCGTCGGTGTCGTATCCGGTGCGCGGCATCGGCTACATGCAGGTCGGCAGGGTGGTCGAGACGCGGACGCGGGCGGTGCGCGAGGGCGCGCTGGTCGCGATGTGCTACGGGCACCGCACGGCGTACGTGGCCGACCCGCTGACGGACCGGTTCGTGCCGCTGCCGGACGACCTCGACCCGATGCTCGGCATCTACGTCGCTCACATGGGCCCCATCTGCGCCAACGGCCTCCTGCACGCGGCGCACGACCTGCACGGGCCCGCGGTGCGCGACCTCGGCGACGGCGTGCGGGGCCGGCGCGTGGTGGTGGTCGGCGCCGGCGTGGTCGGGCTGCTGACGGCCCTGTTCGCCGTCTCCGGCGGCGCGGCCGAGGTCGTGGTCGTGGACGAGACCCCGGCCAGGCTGGAGATCGCCGCGGCGCTGGGCGTGAACGTGCTGTCCGCCGACGACGACCCCGCCGTGGAGCTCAAGCGCCGCTGGCGGCACGGCCAGAACGACCGCGGCGCCGACGTGGTCTTCCAGTGCCGCGGCCGTCCCCGGGCGCTGGCGCTCGGCCTGCGACTGCTGCGCCCCCAGGGCACCCTGGTGGACCTGGCCTTCTACACCGACGGCGCCGACGAGGTGCGGCTCGGCGAGGAGTTCCACCACAACGGGCTGTCGCTGCGCTGCGCCCAGATCGGCCGGGTGCCGCGCGGGCTGGCCCACGCGTGGGACAGGGAGCGGCTCTCGCACGAGACCGTCTCCCTGCTCAGACGGCACGCGGGCCCGCTACGCGAGCACGTGATCACTGACGTCGTCGGCTTCTCTGACGCGCCTCGGCTCCTGAGCGGCCTGGCGAGCCGGCGGCTTCAGGCCGTTCAGGCTGTGCTCAGCGACGATGTCGAGGACGAGGGCGGCTGA
- a CDS encoding FtsX-like permease family protein: MPPALETGLRGTVAPERYAGAPVIVAADQYVRETVDKGDGEAKTKAKPLAERAWLPESVVGTLRRTPGVSKVVAEVTFPFGTYTGHGWESAALTPFTIARGREPRGSGEVVVVGTFALSIQQRQRELALLRAVAATPRQVRALVGGQALVVGVLAGVPGAAAGVGLGLGLHAAFVALGATPANLPLVVSPFPPLAALLATVAAAWAAARVSARRLARIRPVEALGEAAIDDGRPARWRLVAGPVLLAGGVALTLVLSGLDTEAAATPVTMLTALLWTIAVTVLGPLVARMAVAVLGPLLSDAARIIPAGKAGASGLLAARNLRATPKALAAVLSPLTLMVAMTCTILFAQTTMAAAAQEQAAAGIRADHVLPGAAAEEIHQVPGVQAVTRVLRTSVRFGLDKYPAQAVTYDPRTLDLGVVAGTMDGFGTGSVALSGTAAAHLGLRPGDRAELTLGDGTPATLKVAAVYARGLGFGDVTLPYELVRGHVDDPAGTLLVVAPGITLPEATAATASAGPADPQVTFVALGLIIAFTAIAVVNTLAMATSGRARELAVLRLAGTTRRQVLRMLRLETLGAVLTSVVTGTAVALVTLAAFGAGMTGSAVPYVPPVAYGLVIAAATALALLATSLPARLALRTRPAEAVSSL, translated from the coding sequence GTGCCGCCCGCTCTGGAGACGGGGTTGCGCGGCACGGTCGCGCCCGAGCGGTACGCGGGCGCGCCCGTGATCGTGGCCGCCGACCAGTACGTGCGCGAGACCGTCGACAAGGGCGACGGCGAGGCCAAGACGAAGGCCAAGCCGCTGGCCGAGCGGGCCTGGCTGCCCGAGTCGGTCGTCGGGACGCTGCGGCGCACGCCCGGCGTGTCGAAGGTGGTGGCCGAGGTGACGTTCCCGTTCGGCACGTACACAGGGCACGGCTGGGAGTCGGCCGCGCTCACCCCGTTCACGATCGCGCGGGGCCGCGAGCCGCGCGGCTCCGGCGAGGTCGTGGTGGTGGGCACGTTCGCGCTGTCGATCCAGCAGCGCCAGCGCGAGCTGGCGCTGCTGCGGGCCGTGGCCGCCACGCCGCGGCAGGTGCGCGCTCTGGTCGGCGGGCAGGCGCTGGTGGTGGGCGTGCTGGCCGGGGTGCCGGGGGCGGCCGCGGGCGTCGGGCTCGGGCTGGGGCTGCACGCGGCGTTCGTGGCGCTCGGCGCGACCCCGGCGAACCTGCCGCTGGTCGTCAGCCCGTTCCCGCCGCTGGCCGCGCTGCTGGCCACCGTCGCCGCCGCCTGGGCCGCGGCCCGGGTCTCCGCCCGCCGCCTGGCCAGGATCCGGCCGGTCGAGGCGCTCGGGGAGGCCGCGATCGACGACGGGCGGCCGGCCCGGTGGCGGCTGGTGGCCGGGCCGGTGCTGCTGGCCGGGGGCGTGGCGCTCACCCTGGTGCTGTCGGGGCTGGACACGGAGGCGGCGGCCACGCCGGTGACGATGCTGACCGCGCTGCTCTGGACGATCGCCGTCACGGTGCTCGGCCCGCTGGTCGCGCGGATGGCGGTCGCCGTGCTCGGCCCGCTGCTGTCGGACGCCGCCCGGATCATCCCTGCAGGCAAGGCCGGAGCGAGCGGTCTCCTGGCCGCCAGGAACCTGCGCGCCACCCCGAAGGCGCTGGCCGCCGTGCTGTCGCCGCTCACCCTGATGGTGGCGATGACCTGCACGATCCTGTTCGCCCAGACCACGATGGCCGCCGCCGCGCAGGAGCAGGCCGCCGCCGGCATCCGCGCCGACCACGTGCTGCCCGGCGCCGCCGCCGAGGAGATCCACCAGGTGCCCGGCGTCCAGGCAGTCACGCGGGTGCTGCGCACGTCGGTCCGGTTCGGCCTGGACAAGTACCCGGCCCAGGCCGTCACCTACGACCCGCGCACGCTGGACCTGGGCGTCGTGGCCGGCACGATGGACGGCTTCGGCACCGGCTCGGTGGCGCTGAGCGGCACCGCCGCCGCCCACCTCGGCCTGCGGCCGGGCGACAGGGCCGAGCTGACGCTGGGTGACGGCACCCCCGCCACGCTGAAGGTCGCCGCCGTCTACGCGCGCGGCCTCGGCTTCGGTGACGTGACGCTGCCGTACGAGCTGGTACGCGGCCACGTGGACGACCCGGCGGGCACCCTCCTGGTCGTGGCCCCGGGGATCACCCTGCCGGAAGCGACCGCCGCGACGGCCTCGGCCGGCCCCGCCGACCCGCAGGTCACGTTCGTGGCGCTGGGCCTGATCATCGCGTTCACCGCCATCGCCGTGGTCAACACCCTGGCCATGGCCACCTCGGGCCGGGCCAGGGAGCTGGCCGTGCTCCGCCTGGCGGGCACCACCCGGCGTCAGGTCCTGCGCATGCTGCGGCTGGAGACGCTGGGCGCCGTGCTGACATCCGTGGTGACGGGCACGGCGGTGGCGCTGGTGACGCTGGCGGCCTTCGGGGCGGGGATGACGGGCTCGGCGGTGCCGTACGTGCCGCCGGTGGCGTACGGGCTGGTGATCGCCGCGGCGACGGCCCTGGCCCTGCTCGCCACCTCCCTCCCCGCCCGTCTGGCCCTCAGGACCCGCCCGGCGGAGGCGGTGTCATCGCTGTGA
- a CDS encoding glycosyltransferase gives MKVLVNAGPWLAVPPAGYGGIENVVATLVPALRARGVQVVLASVGSSTLEVDELISVYDDEQFAELQKPYNQVMGITHAHLARVVAELRGRDDIDLVHDHVEVVGPAMLSALGGPPVLHTLHWDLHKHPAFYGAFPPSIAVNGVSESQIARAPDTLRAASLGAVHLATPLADQDLRAERGEHLVVMGRICGLKGQHVAARICQKLGLPLVLAGPVSGRNSPAELDVVTQNPYHPLHSHPDVRYHLDQVSRYLDGDLVRWVGAVGGQERDHLYASARAALFPIQWDEPGGTAVVEAMALGVPPVGLRRGCLPELIDHGRTGFLADTEEELAEWVLRVDELDPEECRREARRRFSPSVMADRYVELYEKTISQR, from the coding sequence GTGAAAGTCCTGGTGAACGCGGGGCCGTGGCTCGCGGTTCCGCCCGCCGGCTACGGCGGGATCGAGAACGTGGTCGCCACGCTCGTGCCCGCGCTGCGGGCGCGCGGCGTGCAGGTCGTGCTGGCCTCCGTCGGCTCCAGCACCCTTGAGGTGGACGAGCTGATCAGCGTGTACGACGACGAGCAGTTCGCCGAGCTGCAGAAGCCGTACAACCAGGTCATGGGCATCACGCACGCCCATCTGGCCAGGGTGGTGGCGGAGCTGCGCGGGCGCGACGACATCGACCTCGTGCACGACCACGTCGAGGTGGTCGGCCCGGCGATGCTCTCCGCGCTCGGCGGCCCGCCCGTCCTGCACACCCTGCACTGGGACCTGCACAAACATCCCGCCTTCTACGGCGCGTTCCCGCCGTCGATCGCGGTCAACGGCGTCTCGGAGTCGCAGATCGCCCGCGCCCCCGACACGCTGCGCGCCGCCTCGCTCGGCGCCGTGCACCTCGCCACCCCGCTCGCCGACCAGGACCTGCGCGCGGAACGGGGCGAGCACCTGGTGGTGATGGGCCGCATCTGCGGGCTCAAGGGCCAGCACGTGGCGGCCAGGATCTGCCAGAAGCTCGGCCTGCCGCTGGTGCTGGCAGGCCCGGTGAGCGGCCGCAACTCGCCCGCCGAGCTGGACGTCGTGACCCAGAACCCCTACCACCCGCTGCACAGCCACCCGGACGTGCGCTACCACCTCGACCAGGTCTCCCGTTACCTCGACGGCGACCTGGTGCGGTGGGTCGGCGCGGTGGGCGGCCAGGAGCGGGACCACCTCTACGCCTCGGCCCGCGCCGCCCTCTTCCCGATCCAGTGGGACGAGCCGGGTGGCACGGCCGTCGTCGAGGCCATGGCACTCGGAGTGCCCCCGGTGGGCCTGCGGCGCGGCTGCCTGCCCGAGCTCATCGACCACGGCCGCACCGGCTTCCTCGCCGACACCGAGGAGGAGCTGGCGGAGTGGGTGCTGCGGGTGGACGAGCTGGACCCGGAGGAGTGCCGCAGGGAGGCCCGCCGCCGCTTCTCGCCGTCGGTGATGGCGGACCGGTACGTGGAGCTGTACGAGAAGACCATCTCACAGCGATGA
- a CDS encoding glucosyl-3-phosphoglycerate synthase: MRALARVQEWYGPHSSTAAEWPVDALMMAKGDTTVSVVLPARDEERTVGDIVAAIRRDLVERTPLVDEILVVDSNSTDATAVRAREAGARVVAQGEVLSHLPPLTGKGEALWKGLAAAKGDIIVYIDADLRSFGPHYVSGLVGPLLVDSDIHFVKATYERPYIGSDGVAQQGGGGRVTELVARPLLNMFWPELAGFAQPLGGEYAARREVLEQVPFVTEYGVEFGLLVDLLQLVGLDAMAQVDLGHRTHTHQSIPALGRMAGQIMLTAWSRLERQGRVLASEPPAHTLLQFGLEGQADLVDVGVAERPPLASLVLKEDVA; the protein is encoded by the coding sequence ATGCGAGCCTTGGCCAGGGTCCAGGAGTGGTACGGCCCGCACTCGAGCACCGCGGCGGAGTGGCCGGTGGATGCCTTAATGATGGCCAAGGGAGACACCACGGTAAGCGTGGTCCTTCCCGCACGTGACGAGGAACGCACGGTGGGCGACATCGTCGCCGCGATCCGCCGCGACCTCGTCGAACGCACGCCGCTGGTCGACGAGATCCTCGTCGTCGACTCCAACTCGACCGACGCCACCGCGGTCCGGGCCCGTGAGGCGGGCGCCCGGGTGGTGGCACAGGGTGAGGTCCTCTCTCACCTTCCCCCGCTCACCGGCAAGGGCGAGGCCCTGTGGAAGGGCCTGGCCGCCGCCAAGGGCGACATCATCGTCTACATCGACGCCGACCTGCGCAGTTTCGGCCCGCACTACGTGTCGGGCCTGGTCGGCCCCCTGCTGGTGGACAGCGACATCCACTTCGTCAAGGCCACCTACGAACGGCCGTACATCGGCTCGGACGGCGTCGCCCAGCAGGGCGGCGGCGGGCGCGTGACCGAGCTGGTTGCCAGGCCGCTGCTCAATATGTTCTGGCCGGAGCTGGCGGGCTTCGCCCAGCCGCTCGGCGGCGAGTACGCCGCCCGGCGCGAAGTGCTCGAACAGGTGCCGTTCGTCACCGAGTACGGCGTCGAGTTCGGCCTTCTCGTCGACCTGCTCCAGCTCGTCGGGCTGGACGCGATGGCCCAGGTGGACCTGGGACACCGCACGCACACGCACCAGTCGATCCCCGCCCTCGGCCGCATGGCCGGGCAGATCATGCTCACCGCCTGGTCCCGCCTGGAGCGGCAGGGCCGCGTGCTGGCGTCGGAGCCCCCGGCGCACACGCTCCTGCAGTTCGGGCTCGAAGGCCAGGCCGACCTGGTGGATGTGGGCGTGGCGGAGCGACCGCCGCTCGCCTCCCTCGTCCTGAAGGAGGATGTGGCGTGA
- a CDS encoding phosphatase PAP2 family protein, translating to MYQDIVGFSLTTPAWLHTFAEVGTDAGLFLFAALFVVAAVRSWRGPARDLALVIAGPAGIVGAYVVSEVVKLLVREERPCRGGVTTIAACPPPGDWSFPSNHSVIAAGAAAALVLAWRALAWVVFPLAAVMAFSRVFVGVHYPHDVAAGFLLGAVLAPLFTLLLVGAVTPAVRLARARLTGGNPPPVSLGAPGHLGAPGHLGVPADPGVPADPGVPAGPGVPAGPGVPGVRVPRGAAFPHQPVAEAPNRSVASMSRSRVPGSE from the coding sequence GTGTACCAGGACATCGTCGGCTTCTCCCTCACCACCCCCGCATGGCTGCACACCTTCGCCGAGGTCGGCACCGATGCCGGGTTATTCCTCTTCGCGGCGCTCTTCGTGGTGGCCGCCGTGCGATCGTGGCGAGGGCCGGCGCGGGACCTGGCGCTCGTGATCGCCGGACCGGCCGGGATCGTGGGCGCGTACGTGGTGAGCGAGGTCGTCAAGCTCCTCGTCAGGGAGGAGCGGCCGTGCCGGGGCGGCGTGACGACCATCGCCGCCTGCCCGCCCCCCGGCGACTGGTCCTTCCCCAGCAACCACTCGGTCATCGCGGCGGGCGCGGCGGCGGCGCTCGTGCTGGCCTGGCGTGCGCTGGCGTGGGTGGTGTTCCCGCTGGCGGCGGTGATGGCGTTCTCGCGGGTGTTCGTGGGGGTGCACTACCCGCACGACGTGGCCGCGGGCTTCCTGCTGGGCGCGGTGCTCGCGCCGCTGTTCACGTTGCTGCTGGTGGGGGCGGTCACCCCTGCGGTACGGCTCGCCCGCGCCCGCCTCACGGGCGGCAACCCGCCGCCCGTCAGCCTCGGCGCCCCGGGCCACCTCGGCGCCCCGGGCCACCTTGGCGTGCCCGCTGACCCCGGCGTGCCCGCTGACCCCGGCGTGCCCGCTGGGCCTGGCGTGCCCGCTGGGCCTGGCGTGCCCGGCGTTCGCGTTCCGAGGGGTGCCGCCTTCCCGCATCAGCCCGTCGCGGAGGCCCCGAACCGGTCTGTCGCCTCGATGAGCCGATCCAGGGTGCCCGGCTCCGAGTAG
- a CDS encoding zinc-dependent alcohol dehydrogenase, whose translation MRVRTLYSGVSAGTELTAYRGTNPYLSRKWDIDRRLFVEGQTHAYPLSGWGYQEVGEVVEAAPDVADPPVGSLVWGIWGHRAEAVVPADKLVGHVLPPGADPLTGVFARVGAIALNAVHAADVHLGDQIAIFGQGVIGLLATRLAVLSGARVVAADALPDRLELARKFGAAETFDVASGSVAEFMRKRVVGADTVIELSGSHLGLHEAIRTVRKGGRVVAAGFYQGDGIGLRLGEEFHHNQVQLVSSQIGGVASWLAHRWDVERLQLTFMELVHRGEVDARELVSHIMPVEDAAAAFDLLDKHQSEVLQLVFEFKE comes from the coding sequence GTGCGAGTTCGCACTCTCTATTCAGGAGTCTCAGCGGGCACCGAACTCACCGCCTACCGCGGCACCAACCCCTACCTCAGTCGTAAGTGGGACATCGATCGCCGGCTCTTCGTCGAGGGCCAGACGCATGCCTACCCACTCAGCGGCTGGGGCTACCAGGAGGTCGGCGAGGTGGTGGAGGCCGCGCCCGATGTGGCCGACCCCCCGGTCGGCAGCCTGGTGTGGGGCATCTGGGGCCACCGCGCGGAGGCCGTCGTGCCGGCCGACAAGCTCGTCGGCCACGTCCTGCCGCCCGGTGCCGACCCGCTCACGGGCGTCTTCGCCCGGGTGGGCGCCATCGCGCTCAACGCCGTGCACGCCGCCGACGTGCATCTCGGCGACCAGATCGCGATCTTCGGCCAGGGCGTCATCGGGCTGCTCGCCACCCGGCTGGCCGTGCTCAGCGGCGCCCGCGTGGTCGCCGCCGACGCCCTGCCCGACCGGCTGGAGCTGGCCAGGAAGTTCGGCGCGGCCGAGACGTTCGACGTGGCCTCCGGCTCGGTGGCCGAGTTCATGCGCAAGCGCGTCGTCGGCGCCGACACCGTCATCGAGCTCAGCGGCAGCCACCTCGGCCTGCACGAGGCGATCCGCACCGTCCGCAAGGGCGGCCGGGTCGTGGCCGCCGGCTTCTACCAGGGCGACGGCATCGGGCTGCGGCTGGGCGAGGAGTTCCACCACAACCAGGTCCAGCTCGTCTCCTCCCAGATCGGCGGCGTCGCCTCGTGGCTGGCGCACCGGTGGGACGTCGAGCGGCTGCAGCTCACGTTCATGGAGCTCGTGCACCGCGGCGAGGTCGACGCCCGCGAGCTCGTCAGCCACATCATGCCCGTCGAAGACGCCGCCGCGGCCTTCGACCTGCTCGACAAGCACCAGTCCGAGGTCCTCCAGCTCGTCTTCGAATTCAAGGAGTAA
- a CDS encoding sugar phosphate isomerase/epimerase family protein, producing MKLGFLTACLPESDLTDIARWAASQGFEALEVAGWPAPDDRNHIRVDRFDDAECERIRRILTETGLSLSSIAYYENNLHPTTGKEVNAHVRRCIDAAAALGCPTVGTFVGRDPGLPVRENLDRATDVFGPLVEHARVNGVEIVIENCVMKSWHPDGYPGNLAYSPELWEWMFTLGLKLNYDPSHLVALGIDPVTALQPYVGNIAHVQAKDTQFLPGRIDHYGFYGPISGEKGWYRFRVPGLGQVDWTRVIDALYEGGYDGVVSVEHEDPVWSGSTERVQTGLGIAYRTLRPLVHG from the coding sequence ATGAAATTGGGGTTTCTGACAGCGTGTCTTCCGGAAAGCGACCTTACCGACATTGCTCGCTGGGCCGCTAGCCAGGGCTTCGAGGCTCTGGAAGTGGCCGGCTGGCCGGCGCCGGATGACCGAAATCACATCAGAGTAGATCGTTTCGACGACGCCGAATGCGAGCGGATCCGGCGGATCCTCACGGAGACCGGACTGTCGCTTTCCTCGATCGCCTACTACGAGAACAATCTCCACCCTACGACAGGGAAAGAGGTGAACGCGCACGTCAGGCGGTGTATTGACGCCGCTGCGGCACTCGGCTGCCCGACCGTCGGCACGTTCGTCGGGCGTGATCCAGGGCTGCCGGTCCGCGAGAACCTGGACAGGGCCACTGACGTCTTCGGGCCGCTCGTCGAGCACGCCCGGGTCAACGGCGTCGAGATCGTCATCGAGAACTGCGTGATGAAAAGCTGGCATCCCGATGGTTATCCGGGCAATTTGGCCTACTCGCCCGAACTATGGGAATGGATGTTCACCTTGGGCCTCAAGCTCAACTACGACCCCTCCCATCTGGTCGCGCTCGGCATCGATCCGGTCACGGCGCTCCAGCCGTACGTCGGCAACATCGCGCACGTCCAGGCCAAGGACACGCAGTTCCTTCCAGGACGTATCGACCACTACGGCTTCTACGGCCCGATAAGCGGAGAAAAGGGGTGGTACCGCTTCCGCGTGCCGGGGCTCGGGCAGGTCGACTGGACCCGGGTGATCGACGCGCTCTACGAGGGCGGATACGACGGAGTGGTCTCTGTGGAGCATGAGGATCCCGTGTGGAGCGGCAGCACGGAGAGGGTACAGACCGGTCTCGGAATCGCCTACCGCACGTTGCGGCCTCTTGTGCACGGGTAA
- a CDS encoding Gfo/Idh/MocA family protein — protein MGHHWRYLDILGQARDLLADRPVRLALGHWLDKVPPVGWWLDPSRSGGQILEQAVHVLDLARLLVGEVSMVHAVPAHNPVDGEVDRATAAVLRFTGGAAGLLATSCLLSHKHRVGLEVCADGIALEVSETRLLVDGERVIEDDGQAKVRVDREFINAVQGRPADVRVPYAQALRTHRLALALARSAVEQRPVTLDDDQ, from the coding sequence GTGGGCCACCACTGGCGTTACCTGGACATCCTGGGCCAGGCCCGCGACCTGCTCGCCGACCGCCCCGTGCGGCTCGCGCTCGGCCACTGGCTGGACAAAGTGCCGCCCGTGGGATGGTGGCTGGACCCGAGCAGGTCCGGCGGCCAGATCCTGGAACAGGCCGTCCACGTGCTGGACCTGGCGCGGCTGCTGGTGGGCGAGGTGTCCATGGTGCACGCCGTGCCCGCGCACAACCCCGTGGACGGCGAGGTGGACCGGGCCACGGCCGCGGTGCTGCGCTTCACCGGCGGGGCCGCGGGCCTGCTGGCCACCTCCTGCCTGCTCAGCCACAAGCACCGCGTGGGGCTGGAGGTGTGCGCCGACGGCATCGCGCTGGAGGTCAGCGAGACCCGCCTGCTGGTGGACGGCGAGCGGGTGATCGAGGACGACGGCCAGGCGAAGGTGCGGGTGGACCGCGAGTTCATCAACGCCGTGCAGGGCAGGCCGGCCGATGTCCGCGTACCGTACGCGCAGGCGCTGCGCACCCATCGCCTGGCGCTGGCACTGGCACGATCCGCCGTCGAACAGAGGCCGGTGACGCTCGATGATGACCAGTAA